A portion of the Oncorhynchus gorbuscha isolate QuinsamMale2020 ecotype Even-year linkage group LG07, OgorEven_v1.0, whole genome shotgun sequence genome contains these proteins:
- the adprm gene encoding manganese-dependent ADP-ribose/CDP-alcohol diphosphatase produces the protein MTTGMENCAKPLFTFGIIADIQYADIDDGFNFKRSRKRYYRNSLRLLHNAQKRWTADTVKPRFILQLGDIIDGFNKRHDASERALETVMKEFDSSPVEVHHVWGNHEFYNFSRDTLMRSVLNSTTDSEAGGGHLSSCEIYAYHFSPAPKYRFVVLDAYDVSLLGREESSLKYQQAIAILKAHNDNEDLNHPPAPVGMEQRFVKFNGGFSKDQLDWLEGVLSLADNKLERVTIVSHLPIHPSSTEPICLAWNYDALLSILQAHKSVVCFMAGHDHDGGYHRDDSGVHYLTLEGVIETPPDCDAFGTVSVYEDRMFLKGYGRMSDRILMYP, from the exons ATGACAACCGGAATGGAGAACTGCGCCAAACCACTGTTTACATTTGGAATAATCGCCGACATTCAATACGCCGACATAGATGATGGCTTCAATTTCAAACGCTCAAGGAAACGATACTACAGGAACAGTCTTCGCCTATTGCACAATGCACAGAAAAGGTGGACCGCGGATACTGTCAAACCCCGGTTCATTCTTCAGCTCGGTGACATTATCGATGGCTTCAACAAGAGGCACGACGCATCAGAGCGAGCCCTGGAAACGGTGATGAAAGAGTTTGACTCTTCTCCGGTTGAAGTCCACCACGTGTGGGGCAACCATGAGTTTTATAACTTTAGCAGAGACACTCTAATGCGGTCGGTTCTCAATAGCACTACAGATTCAGAAGCAGGAGGGGGGCATCTCAGCAGCTGTGAAATCTATGCTTATCATTTCAGTCCAGCCCCCAAATACCGATTTGTCGTTTTGGATGCCTATGATGTGAGCCTACTAGGGAGAGAGGAGTCCAGTCTGAAATACCAGCAGGCTATTGCTATTTTAAAAGCCCACAATGACAATGAAGATCTGAACCATCCCCCAG CACCTGTGGGGATGGAGCAAAGGTTTGTGAAGTTCAATGGAGGATTCAGTAAAGATCAGCTGGACTGGCTGGAAGGAGTTTTGTCGTTGGCAGACAACAAACTGGAGAGAGTCACCATTGTCA GCCATCTCCCTATCCACCCCAGCTCTACAGAACCTATCTGCCTAGCCTGGAACTACGATGCGCTGCTCTCCATACTCCAGGCCCATAAGAGTGTAGTCTGCTTCATGGCAGGACACGACCATGATGGAGGCTATCACAGAGATGACTCCGGAGTGCACTACCTCACACTGGAGGGGGTGATAGAGACCCCCCCGGACTGTGATGCCTTTGGTACAGTCTCTGTGTATGAGGACAGAATGTTTTTAAAGGGATATGGAAGGATGTCTGATAGAATACTGATGTATCCATGA